The following DNA comes from Miscanthus floridulus cultivar M001 chromosome 5, ASM1932011v1, whole genome shotgun sequence.
CGAAACGTTGGGGGTCCCGGAACcggaaggaggggaggggcaccaccagcagcagcagcaggacgaGGTGATGTCCGACCTCTTCTTCCTGGACAATCTCTAGGAAGGAGGACCGATCGAGGAGGCGACTCTGTGCATCTTTAGCATGGGCATGGCTGCTGTGATGTGCTTAAGCTTTTCGATTCGATCCAGTACTAGTAGTAGGTTTTGGGTGTGTTCAGTTCAGAGGTGAGTGAGGTCTGAGTTGAGACAAGGGGTGGGGCATCATGAACCCGTAAAATGGGAAGAATGTAGAAAAATAAGCGGTACATAGAATGGCACCTTATGTTGCTCATTCGCAAGGATGGCCTGAGGTGAACATGACCTAATCCGCACGCAGTATTAGTTGGGATTCTGGAGACCTTTCAGCAGTAGAGCCTGTATAACATCTGCAAATGGAGAAAGACAAAAGATAAATAAAATTGGCTGCTGGGATTGGCATTGTCAGCTAACCCCTGAGTACCAGGCCCGTCCCATGGGGGAGGGCAGGCAGTGCGACGCCCGGGGGCCCATGGCACTAGGGGCCCATGAGTATACGTATATGTAGTACGTGCATTTGGCTCCATACGGTCACGTCCGGTTCAGTCTGTGGCTCTGCGCGGCAACCCTTTCCTATTCGCGACTCCGCGTCAAAGCATGCGTGCTGTTGTGCCGCGGCGGCTGTTCCGGTGTTCCCAAATCCTGAAATCCCGATTTCCGTAATCTGGAATCCCGTGATCCCAGCAGGCGCCCACTAACCCAGCTGCGCTGCAGTCCCTTCATCCCTGTCCCCGACTCTCTGCGGTAAGTGATTATGGTTTCAGTTCATCAGTATTTATTGTTTGTTCGATCTGAAAACTTCAGTTTCTTTTTTACCTTGCAATCCAATACATACAGGCATCAAGCGACAGTGCAGCGAATTGTTGATCTATtagtttaattatttaattcatcaagGAACTTATGTACATGCCACTGGCAGCAGGCTGCCCATAATTTGTTTTaaattttaagtcatttcatGTTACTGTGATTTCACCGTTCTTTAAACTTCTTTGATGTATTGTCGTTTTTTAACGAACTATATTTTACGAGTTAACTCTTATTACCAGTAGTACTATATAGTTCAATCTCGTGATATTAAAATATTAGATTGTCGGGACTTCATTGTCTTGCTTGCCCAAGGGCCCTAGAAATTATTGGGACGGCCCTGCTGAGTACATCATCTCTTTTTTATTAATTCCCTGAGCCAGTCCGGGAGTGTTTCCTATCCACGAAAGAACAGAATGAATTTGATACGAGTTGCCATCGCCGCACAGCTACGTGCAGCAGCATTGGCTTCACGCTAGACAAAAACAACTTTAAACGATTATAAAGTTCTTCCCAGCTCCAACCCATACATCTGCTGAGCAAAGAATTCAGTCGAACACAAATACAGcctaggccgcgtttagttggcCTCCTGATTCGGCGCCGCCGAAATTTTCGGCACTGTAGCGACACTGCTgagtactgtagcattttgtttttatttggtaataattgtccaatcgttgactaattaggctcaaaatgttcgtctcgtaaagtacaaccaaactgtgcaattagtttttaattttgtcaacatttagtactccatacatgtaccacaaatttgatgtgacggggaatcttctttttgcatagtgccaaattctggaatctGGCAAACTAAACGAGGCCCTAGTGCTCAACGAAAGCTGAAGTAACAGTTAAAACTACTCCTCCGTCTGAACACTACATAATCAGAGCAGTTACGGTAGCAGAGTTTGACGCAGCTCGTTCTGTTCGATGTCTTTAGTGGCTGGGTGCTCCAGTGAAGTTCTATCTGTCAGTATGGTCGAGTGTATGTTGAGAAgcgaagattttttttttcacgaACACGACTATACACCggttttcattaagaggaaactTAAGAAGGGAACAAACTGTAAACAAAAGAAATTAAGTGGTGGAATTACTCATTCTTGATCACCGTTTACAAACTAGGGTGGAGCCATTATCATTGTTGAATTTGGGAGAACTGTGGTATTCTGATTACAACCAACCAACAACATGACAGGGAAATGCTAATGAAATCCTGCAGTGAAAGAAGAGAGACAATTTCACTTGATTTTGGACCTTTCAAAGGAATGCCTAGCAGCAGTGAAGCTAGACTGCTAGAGTAAACAGTTTTCAGCAAGTTGCGGGGATTAATATCACCAGGTAGCCACTTACTCATTCTCTGAATGTTTTGGCTGGATTTCTCAAACTGGCACATACTTCAGAATGGAATGTTCCACAGCCTAATGTTCTAATCTCCTGGTTCCTACTAATGTTCATCTTTGTGCGTACTTTAGAACCAACAAGCTTGTCATGGGCTATCCATTATCATTCGTGAATTGTGAAACAGGACGAGCACAGGTTACAACTGACAAATATGATCCATGATGAACACAGGAGTTTATGTGTTTTGTGTTGGGAAGTATTTCTGGAATTTATCAAACAGTGGAAAATTTAATAAAACTCAAACTTCTCAGCAGATCAGCCTACATTAATGTTTGTATATCGAAACTAACAGTGCAATGCATATTCATCCGTTGAATGTTCCGTACTGAACTTTCCAAATCAATCTAGCCAGTTCATCTCACGCAATCAAATCGTCATAGAATCCAGAACATAATGTGTGCACATAATTCAGAATTGATAACTGACAATGTAATGAACTACCCATTATCATTCGTGATTCGTGAAACAGGGAGGACTCGAGCATTCAGGTTATAACTGACAATGCCATTCATGTTGAACACAATAACATATGTGTTGGAAAATACTTCTAAAGTGTTTTACTAATCGGTCTAGTCGTCAGTTCATCTCCCACAATAAAATTTAGCAATGAATTCAGACCCGAGATGCTTTTGTCCATCTTCCAGAATGAATATGCTTGTCATGGACTACTCATTATTATTTATGGAGCAGGGAGAACTGTAGCATTCTTCGGGTTATAATTGACAACACATGAACATATATGTATTAGAAAACACATCTGAAATTGTTGAGGCAAATGCAATTTCACTTCAAAGTTCTCAGCACATCAGCCTACATAAATGTTTGCAATCGAAACAACAAAGCAACACACGGCAGGGGTCAACATTGCCACCTAGGCCATATTCATTCGCTGAACTTTTCACACAAGATTTCCCAAAGGCCAAAGCAGTCTCATCAGCTCATCAGACAATCTAATTTGCACAGAATTCAGCACGGAAATATTTCTGACACCTTATTAATCAGCTCAAAGGACAACACAATATAGTATGCTACTTTGCTGAATGAACGTTGCAGCAACAGTTTAAAATACACCACTCTACACGCCATCTATTTCAGTTCAGTAGTCATTATTCAGTAATCAGTGCGGTTTCGATCACTTAGCTTACCAGAGTTTGCTGGTTGGGAGTCTTTCTGGATCTTttccctttcctcctcttccctcCTCCCTTTCTCTTCTGGGCAACAGAAGATTCATCAGCCTCGGTTGCGGTTACCTTCGTTGCCGGCACCATGCTACATCTGTTCTCACCGTCTGCAACCGTGGGCATACTCGATTCGATCCCCTCGGCTTGACTTCCACCGGAGTCGCAGCCCTTCTTGTTGGAGGCTCGGATCGACGAGGCGCAGCCCTCTCCAACGTTGAGCTCGCCGAAGACCTTCCTCCTCTGGTCGTCCACCGGTCGGACTCGCCGCGACGGCCCAGGCCCTTCCCCGGCACACTTCCTCTTGCTCCCGCCCCACGCGCTGTGGCTAACcgtcggcggcggcagcagcgtcGAGGAGGCAGCGCGCCGCCCCCACGGGTGCGGCGTCCGTCCCGCGCCAGCCGCGTCCCGGTCCCGCGGCGCGCCTCTCGCGGGCGTCGCCCCGTGAGCCGCGACGGCCCCCTTACTCGTGGCCGTAGCGGCCGCGTGCTTCTGGCTGCGGCGCGTGCGGAGGTGGAGATCCAGCTCGCGGTCGCGCGCGCGCCAGTCGACGCCCTTCTCGGCCAGCACCACCTCCCGCGGCCGCGCCGCGCCGAACGGGTCCGCCTTGATCTGCTTCCTCTCCGTCTCCCACCGCCGCTGCTCCACCTCCCGCGGCCGCGCCGCGCTGGACGGGTCCGCCTTGATCTGCTCCCTCTTCGTCTCCCACcgccgctgctcctcctcctgctgctgctccagctcctcACGCTCGACCTCGTCAGCCCAGGAGAAGCCGAACCGGATCGCGGTCTTGGCACCGCCGCGGTCGCTGCTCGTGTTCTCCATCGCTTTCCTTTCCTCTCTCTCGGAACCTGAGCGCGTGGgctgcaactgcaactgcaactgcaactgGTGCTTTCAAGTTTCGAAATGGGGTGCGGGTGGTGGGGCCCGGCTTGTAACGGTCGGCAACTGCATGGGCGCGCTGCACACGACTGCATTGCGATTGCGACTACAAAAGCATTACAGATTGGTCACGccattcaaatttaaaatttcttTTGAAGATCTAATTATACATACAACTTATTCTGTTATACTCGCACCACACCAGAGCGTCAGGTTAGTGGACTAGATAATCCAACGGAAAAGTATAACAATAATAATGAAACGTCATCCAGGATCAATCGAATCTGAATATATACAAAGGGAAAACAACAAGACTGCATTACATTTTTCAGGAAAATCTCTTGAATTGTTGATTGATTCCAAATTCGATGAGGACAAGCAATTGGATTATGAACTTCAAAGACCGAAATGGCATACATTCTCTAGGTGACTGGGAAGCATGCAATCTCTGGAAACAAGGATGATAACCGTTGCAATTGCAATCTGCAAGATCACGTTCGGTACAGAGATACACTCAATCACGCGAATTCTTGATCAACCCATAAATTGGCACCGACAACACGATGAGTGCATATGCCATAACTGTTGCCGTCCAAAGAGCAGCGCCGCTCGGTGGTCAGAAATTCAAGATGCGGGAACACTTGCGCTTGAACCACCTGAGACCCCGGCGGAGCGACTCCTTCACCTTGCCCTTCACGGCGTACGCCTTGTAGCccgccacccgccgccgccgcttcatcTCGGGGTCGCCAAAGCAACCCATGCGCACCCCACGCACTCCGCAGCGCCGTCTTCCCGTGACCTGCGGCGGGGTGGAGGGGGCCGGCGCCGGCAGCGCCATGGCAAGCTGCTGCCACGGGTGCTGCGGCAGGGCGGTGGCAACGATGCGGTAGTGTAGATCTCCCGAGGAAAAGGCCTCTTGGGGAAGGAGGTGGAAGGATCGGGTGCGGTGGATGGCCGGAAGAGCGGTGGTGGAGGATGACCAAGGAGAAAAAGGCGGAGGCGAGCACGGAATATGGAGGGAGGAGAAACATGGGATCGGACTACATCGCttaattttatttaaaaaaaactatttttaggtctttggttgtAGAAAAAAAACTCACGAAATATTTGGCCTAAGCTAAATCGGGGCCATGTTCAAATGAGGCCTAAAAGACCATGCAAAAAATTGGTAGGACTTGTAtttctgacatgtggggtcaataGGTGGCTAAGTTtttaagctctaaatcatggtcAATATTGGTCTTATTTGTAGATTTAATTGTGATATGATATAGTAATAGTAAAATCAGATCACCAATCACATACCCAGTTTAGAAGATATTTTCTTTATAAATTCAAAACAAAACATATAGAGTATTAGACTATTAGTTGAGGAAAAATCCTTACAAGGAATTGGCATAAATCTACTCGTCTATCACCTCCAAAACATGATTCTCATATATGTCATTTATGTTATAATCCCTTCTTTACTAAGATAATTACTTGAGTAAGCATATAAACATCTCATTGTCAGTGTTACTCCTACTAACCATACCCAAATCGCAGAGGTGGTTAACATTCGGTGAGTGAGTAATTAAGTAGGTGATCGAGGAATAGGTCATAGGCGTAGGGTGCTATTATTTTAGTGGTAGATGATGTTCCGGTCAATAGCAAAGCGTAATATCGATATCTACTAGTCCAACCCATCCTTTTGGAGGTGTTCGTTTCGTCAATCTCAAGATCGACGGATCTAGTCAAGCCTTTCAAAAGTGCTCATAGACATAGACTGTGTGTGTATCCACAGGTTAAGTGTGCGTGCATGTATATGATATTATGATGTCATTGTTTGTAGTGTTGTAAAAGGAAAAAACCTTCAATTTGTTTGGTTAGACCAAATTAAATTTATTTGGTTTGAACCCTAAGGATACATTATGAGGGGACTGAGATCCCGTGCAGTTGCTATTGCTACTGCAACTTATGCAGTTGGACGTTTTCAGCCTTCCGATGACCATCCGACGGCCCAAGCGAACCAAGCAATACTTCTTCCTCCTTTGCTATTTCTTCCTCCTCTGCACTCTGCTGCTTGTCTATCTTGTTCAAGGAACCAAGCACGGTGGCATCGACGGCCAATGGCACGACGCTGGCCACCTGCTCCGCGGCAAGGGCAAGGCACCTGGCCTGCTCCTTAGTGAGCCACACACCCTGTCCCTCATGGCCACCGCGAACACCATCACATTTCTCAGCTGCTGGCCGAACGCTGGCCACGGCCCCACGGCGAGCGCGCGCCGGAATAGGACACCAGGACGTTGCCGCCGCCGCGGTACTCCATGTTGTAATCTAGTTGCATTTTGTTTCAGTTATAGATTTGCATTAGGTGCATGTTTATCTTGTAATCGGTCACTGGTGGCAGCGGCATGCTTGTACACGTCATGACTGGGTCCAATTTCTGTTTGCACCCACTGCTACAGATTTGAACATCATTGTCGGCCTCATCACTATCTGATTTGtgagaaccgatagtgatgtatcttcactgccggttataaacttcaaaatgagaaaatgattgggattgggctaaaaccgacaatgatggactacatcactaccggtttgtggcttgcaccggcagtgttttggcggtcacttatcactgtcggttcaagcaaAGAGTCAACAGTGATTGGgatctatcactatcggttctagccaagaaccgacggtgataagcctacagcacaaaaagtctacagccgtcctcttcttcctcctcccttccaccccgagaacagaggcacgcgttcaggcccttccctccattgttatGGCTGCTCTtaaccatgaagctagcgcttggattttgaagaatgacttgatctttttgctttaaggttagtaacaaacatccactcctttgattttgttgcttaattagcttcgttttgatggctacattgtttgatcctcattctagttctttctccattatagagagcacttttccaattggatttTTGTGCAAGGCTAAAATTATGGTGAattcatcatccaaaaggttgatgtctatgaacacatttaaattcctagctaattattccatggtggtcaagatcatcattgttagtatgtgatgctgtaattagttcttagaagtatagtagaatagttgttcttcattattgtgcaataattgttttttactatgattttcaatttacagggctggggctaccaattttaattttttaataattagtgtacaataatattttccaaaaatggtactttctagctacaattgttgttcacgaAGCTTgttttcttattaattctttataattactgtctcaattttttttgtgcagagatggatcgagagtggatgcatctgtcccgaacggacaagcagtacatgcatggcgtatcaccgatgccaaagcccatgctgagaATGAAAACCATATCTTCtgtccatgcaaagattgcaagaatcaaaggaactttcatcaaattaagtctatacgatcgcacttgactACCAGGGGGTTcttgccaaactatacgatatgaactaggcatgactagaggactgtcaatactatgttctataaggacatcggtagaGAGGTAAGGCatatttggtttgctttgagcacagatgtgatgaatccttttgaccaggttagaagcaatcatagcacctggccagtgacgctctgtatatacaacattccaccttgggtctgtatgaagcggatTCGAGTTACTTTTGATTTCCAAGCTACTAACTATGCTATCTAGCCTGACTGCAAGTATTTCACCGCACCTACGACGTTTATACTaccaactttattaaagtgccgggtatgcgttctatagtatttttgtccAATAAAAATTCATCTAGAACCCTAAGTGAcacaacgcgacatgaaatataacatccgtttcgtgtttccgatgaacgtttcaagtttaGTATATTGCTTTACGCCCTATATTACGCACATTTAcaaataagtatgatgctcatgcagtgttttagcaaaagactgtacagtgtaacaccgagggtgttacaattttgcatactaagaagcaaatgggataacataagCTTCTTGGACCctttgcgagtcaatgagaagacatgtttaggcctccacGGATATGACGTGAAAGACCTAAAAGAGAGATTGATtattgttttcgatgaattcaagatgaagaacaaaacccacatacttctagcctacaactgcgaatatgtgttctcggcttttaattttatgcttctttttcgttaagattattcgataattaggattctataattgcagcaaccatttcgtcttcatttgtgtcaatcttgctaaaaatctgatcgaggtgtgggactcgaagaaaaaaccatgtcatcatctggatgcactggtggcagtgctgaattagtaagcgatcctaataacatattattttatagtcacacataccgctttctaatgtttctccttttaatgttgcatagtatccgaagaagacatatcggtgggacgcaggtcctattcaaggttgttgaaatagaggagaagtacctaaaacagccggcgggaaacaatgaatgcgtgttttatgtaatgtgggcaatgcttcgctacatcggcaggAAATCGAAAGAAACAGATAAGTTGATGTAtataatccccattttatttatgtctgttaataattcaacaaaatgatttgctgattcctctttggatatcatcttttttgaatgacagcgcaagaaatataaccacgaaaggttgttaaacatggagatcgtcgcactgcaattgtcgctggcaaaattcatcttagccgaggtattgaaaaaagatgaagtatttttcattgcacaatccgtaAAGTTTAAGGACCagttggcccagagcggctccctagattattgtaagaagtccaagaagcatgcttcatcttatcgaataatttcttttttattttgagggatcgagatcttgataagaatatttgaatagtaaccataacatttgtaatgtttaatattgatggacctgtcatctacgtagcatatataaagcgaaacccgatttcatgaaaaaaatataaattaaaataaattataaaataataaaatgcgaacgggccatcactgccggttagcaacaaaccggcagtgttctcgtaaccatcactgccgattagcaacaaaccgacagtgatggacaAGATGGCACTGCCCGACatgagccacaaaccggcagcgttagcttaaccatcactgtcggttggtctcacaaaccgacagtgctggttacgacaacactgtcggttaaaacacaaaccgatagtgttggtGGAATTGAACTCTGTCGGGTGGTCTCATGAACTGGCAGTGATAATAGAACTGAACTCTGTTGGGTGATAGCTgaccctcatcactgtcggtatgtTTGTGTCGGTTTAAAATCCAACCGTGATGGGGTGTTTTGAACCAGCAGCGAAGTGCTACCGTGACGTAGTGACCCGCCACAGTGATCACGGCAGCCACGTAGCGCACGTCGTCGCAAAATCAGGGGCGTCGCCCACCGTGCGAGCTGTGGTCAGGAGGTCGGGCTACGAAGCCCGTGTATGCATTGTGTATATGCGTCCACCGTTAGTGTTTTGCCGATCCTGGCCGAGCTACAATCTCCGACAGCCGGTCTCAACTCTCCACGATGACCGTCTCGTTGCGGCAGTTGTCTACGTGCATGGCAGCATCGAGCTGCTAGGAGAggatcaaggaagaggaggacCGGTGAGGGCAGCGGGCCGGCGACGTTGATGTCGCGCATGGATAGCGACGCGACGTAGAAGGACGGCACGCGGTAGCGGATCGGAAGGCGAGATACACGCCACCAATGAAGGAGGAGGTGGTGCATGTGCATCAACAGGTGCGGCGAAGCATGCAGCAGAGCAACAGGCGATGGCCACTGCCACTCTGAACTCTGAAGACCACCGTGCCCGTGCGGCTGCGCTTCGGCAAGGTGCTGCGGACGTTCACCGTTCATGTCAGGGCGCACAGCGACGTGGTGGTCGACAGGCTCTCCGGCGATGTGGCCGGCAACAGGGGGTGCAGGGTCAGGGTCAGTCCGTtctagtggtggtggtgatgaTTGCCGTCACGGCGGCACTCGCTGAGTTGCTGGCTCGCGTCGATGGGTGCTACCTGAACAAGACGGACAGGCAGAGGAGGAAGAATTGTTGCTTGGTTTGTTTGGGCCATCGGATGGTCTTCGGATGGCTGAAAATTATCCACTGCTTAAGTTGCAGTAGCAATAGCAACTGCACGGGATCTCAGTCCATTATGAGGTAGTTTGGTTCCCAAGGCAGGCATGCAACTGTATGATCATAGTACGAAACCAGTTCTGCAGCGACCAAATTAAGACAGGCATATAGATATCCATATGAACCGACATTTCGGGAAGACGTAATACTAAATAAACAATAAAAACAAAAGGGCTCTTAGTCTAAATAAACAATAAAAATGAAAGGGCTCTTAGTCTAGTTACTCTTCGTGTAAGCATTTTTTTTAGGGTTTAACGGACGttatatattatgggcttggcccgtataatatttaataaatcaaataaaactctatggtacataatattaagcgttgtatggtttaataccatacggaattttgactgaacgttgactcaacttatatggttggaaatttttcatcttaattgagaagctgagaaaaggacataggcgtgccacgcgcgcgcgccgcTGGCCGTGCCGAGCCGAGGGCGTGGCGAGGCGGGCGGCGAGCGGGCGGGTGTGGCCattcttttgccacttaatccacataattacgggaattttctctcctttatggtggaggcgaGGTGATTGCGTCATTTCTGTTTCCCCGTCTCTTCGTGTCTCCGTCTCCTGGATTCCTCCGCTGGCTCTCTTTCTCCCTGTCGTATGCATAAAACAGAACGTCCTCCTTCAGTCTTCCGCCCTTCCGCAACCGCtcccgagagaaaccacatctcagcagccctctggcttccccgtcccatagctctgcgcgcacggagtagcgggagagcaggtgcctccgaaaTCCTCGTCTAcctgagaaccttgcacggggtgagcggcgattaggtttttggggagcgatccatgactgctcgtccacgtacgtcttcttcctggtggtgatcgctcttagaacccgtcttcttcctggtgatttcTTGCGGAACAGCAacgcgtcttcttcctggtgaccattcgtgggactgcactgcgaacatcttcctgcatcgactgtggttcacgactttgagcaacgcactatgtcgactagtgcgaatggagacTCCGataccctcggcatgggaccctccgctgggtacaatctAATCTCTATGATTACTATATTTTGTGCTTTTACTGTATCCATCTGTATATCATGTATGCATGTTGTAGCgttcattagagatatacacatgcacatatatgctgtcacaaacctgctgatgttatatttctggattaaattgtccatgaaaatgcctaattctctaacaatccaaaaacctaatcttaggcaattttctgtcagtagttttgctgctgcttt
Coding sequences within:
- the LOC136449889 gene encoding uncharacterized protein, with the protein product MENTSSDRGGAKTAIRFGFSWADEVEREELEQQQEEEQRRWETKREQIKADPSSAARPREVEQRRWETERKQIKADPFGAARPREVVLAEKGVDWRARDRELDLHLRTRRSQKHAAATATSKGAVAAHGATPARGAPRDRDAAGAGRTPHPWGRRAASSTLLPPPTVSHSAWGGSKRKCAGEGPGPSRRVRPVDDQRRKVFGELNVGEGCASSIRASNKKGCDSGGSQAEGIESSMPTVADGENRCSMVPATKVTATEADESSVAQKRKGGGKRRKGKRSRKTPNQQTLVS